In Spirochaeta lutea, the genomic stretch AGGGGCTGGCATCCATCCAGGATTTTCACCAGTTCCTGGGACGGAAGGCGCAGCTTTGATAGAATGCACGGGAGTGTAATCCACGCCGGATAGAGCCGGGCCCTCGGGTATCATACCGGCTCTTCCCGCTGAAGGTGGATGAGCCGCCCCAGGATCTCCACTCCCCGGCGGATCTGCCCTGGTGAGGCGGCCCCGTACCCCAGGCGTATACAGGAAGCGTACTCCCCATGGGCGGAAAAAATCGCTCCCGGAGCAATGGTAATACCCTGGTCTCGGGCTAACCGTTGGAGCACCATCGTATCACTTCCTTGAGGTAGTTCGATCCACAATACCAGCCCTCCCCGGGGTCTGGTGATGCGGCTGCCCCGGGGCAGCACCCGGTTCAGGGCATGAATCATGGTATTCCGCCGTTCCTGAGCCTCCCGGCGTAGCCGGTACAGGTGACGGTAGAATCCCCCTGAACCAAGAAAATCCTCCATCATAAGGGCCATGAGGGCGGAACCGCCCGTTGATTGGGCCACGGACCGGGCGGTCATAGCCTCAAACATCTGCCCCGTGCTATGAACCCAGCCGAGCCGAAGACCCGGCCCCACGGTTTTGGAGAAAGAGCTGAGATACACCCCCCGGGAAACGAGGCTGGATAGGCTGGGGGTAACCGGGCCCTCAAATCGTATGAGGCCGGCGACGTCGTTCTCAATTACTGGAATATCCCCCTGTCTACAAAGCTCGGCGATTCTGGTCCGATGTTCCCAGGGCATGAGGGAGCCCAGGGGATTGGCGTAGTTGGGGCTCACTAACAGACATGCGTGGCCGGAATGCCGGGAGATAGGTTCCTCAAGGCCCCGGGGATCCAGACCCGTTTCCGGGTGGGTCGGCAGGGGCAGTATCCGAAGCCCCAGCTGCCTTGCCAGAACCAGGTATCCGCTAAAACAGGGACTCTCGGTGAGCAGAAGGTCCCCGGGACTGGTTACGGCCGAGAGAGCCAGGTAGAGCCCCTCCGTGGCTCCCCGGGTCATGAGTATGTGGCCTGCCTCGGCGGGAATGCCCGTCCCCAGCCGGATCATGAGTTGGGCGATCTGAGCCCGAAGGGACCGTCTTCCCGGTGCAAAGTCGTACCCCCAGGCCTCCTCCCGGGCGGTCTGACGCCGCAAGAGACCGGACAGCTGGGACTGGGGGATGAGATCCGCCCCCGGCGCAGCGATGCCCAGGGGGATTCCGGCGGAACTTCGGGCAGCATCCATGGCATTTTCCATTAACAAACTCAATTCAGCCCCCCGGGGTTCCAGGGCCTTGGATACCCCCGGTACCGCGAGACGCCGGACACCCTCCCCTGGAGGTATCAGCTGCCACCCAGACCGTTCGACCCCCCGGATGAGCCCCTGGGATTCCAAAACCCCGTAGGCTTGAACCACCGTATTGGGGCTCACCGACCATTCCCGGGCGGTCTGCCGGATACTCGGGAATGCTCTGGGGGGACGGTGCGCCGTCTCCCCTCGGCGCCACTGCTCGATCATCGTCTCCAGGGCCCGGGCGATTTCCAGATATTTGAAGGATTCCTTTTTCACCTGTCCTCCCCATCTGTATCATATTTTATATTTCATTCTGTATCTGTACCAGCTTTTTACCGGGGTATACCCTGCTTGTATGATGATTACAGGTTCTAAACGGTCCAGCCGGCTGCCCGGCTCAGAAATCAGATCCCTGCTCCGCCATGCCGGATCCCGGGATATCATAAGTCTGGCAGGAGGCCATCCCCGGGACGAACTCCTCCCCCTGCAGCACCTCCAAGAAGCAGTCGGACGCGCACTAACTCGGTTCGGTCGCCGCAGTTTACAGTACGGTAGGACCGAGGGCGAGGCGGAATTGAGGGACTGGGTCTGCGGATACTACCAGGACCGGGGAATACGGGTTACCCCTGAGCAGGTTCTCATTACCTCGGGAAGCCAGCAGGGACTGGATCTCCTAGCCCGGGGACTCTTTGATCCCGGGGATCCGGTGTACATGAATGATCCAGGGTATATTGGAGCAATCCAGGCCTTTCAGGCAGCAGAACTGGTTTGCCAGCCATGGAATTTCACTTCAACCCCTGGGAGTGCCCCGGGAAACCTCTACATTGTTCCCAACTTTGCCAATCCCACCGGAGAGAGCCTGCCCCGGGAGGTTCGTCGTGCTCTTCTGCAATCCTCCCACTGGATTATCGCCGACGATCCCTACGGCCAGATTAGTTTCTGCGGTCCGACAAGTCCCTGGCTTCCGGACATACCTATAGAGGACGGGCCCCTGATCCTTTTGGGTAGCGGATCAAAGTGGCTCTGCCCGGGACTTCGCATCGGATGGATCGTTGCCCCCACCGCCCTTATCGAGCTTCTCGGACGGCTGAAACAGGCAGCGGATCTGCAAACCAGCACCCTGTCCCAGTTCACCTTCCTCGAGTTAGCCGGGCTTCTCCCCCCCGAGGGGGCGAGGGACCTGCTGGTTCCGGTGTACAGACAACAACGGGATGCCATGGTCACCGCTCTGAAGCGTTATTGGGATGATGACGGGGCCTTCCGCACTCCCCAGGGCGGATTCTTCCTCTGGCTGACCCTCCCCGAAGGCTGGTCCGCCGGGGACTTCGCTGCCAGGGCATTGGAGAGGGGGGTCGCTGTGGTTCCGGGTACGGCCTTTGCCTTGGATCGCAGCCGGCCCGGGCACCCTGGCACGATCCGGCTGAGTTACAGCAAGGAGACTCCCGAGATGATTGACCGGGCTATAGCACGTCTTGCTGAGATCCTGTAGACCGGCCCTCCAGAACCGCCACTGCCCAGCGTGCCGTTTCCCTGACAGCAGCATCAGAATCCTCCCGAATAACCTCTCGTAGAATGGGGATGAGGGTTTTCTCACCGCGGTTAGCCCCGGCGATACAAGCGTTGCGAACCATTCCCTCCCGCCGGGCGCGCATTACCGGGGTGCCGGCAAACCGCCGGACAAAATCCTCATGGCTGCGCATGGAAAGCAGCTCCCCCAGGTCCTGGGTTCCCTGGGCGCGTATTGTGAGGAAGTCCTCGACCCCGGTCTGCTGGGCCTTGAGATTCAGCGGGCAGACCTCCTGACAAAGGTCACAGCCGAATACCCAGTCACCCATGAGGGCGCGAAGGTCCTCGGGTATGAGGCCCCGGTGCTCGATGGTCAGGTAGCTGATGCATCGTGAGGCGTCAATTCGAAAGGGTGCCGTCAATGCTCCGGTGGGGCAGACCTGGATACAACGCCGGCAGGAGCTCGGACACACCCCTTGAGCACTGCTCCCGGGATTCTCGGGAATTTGATGGTGACCCCGGGCTTCCAGGGCCAGGGTCGTTAACAATCCCCCTAAAAACACCCAGCTGCCTTGCTCATGGGTGATTAACAGGGTATGGCGGCCGGTAAACCCGATACCTGCGGATTGGGCAAAGAAACGCTCATGCAGCGGCCCGGCATCGGTGAAGGGTAAAAACTCTTCCCCGGGAAAATCCTGCCCAAGGGATGTCTTCAGGGTATTCAGTCTGGTCTTTAGTACCTTATGGTAGTCCCTGCCCCAGGCATACCGGGAAATTCGCCCTCCCCGGGGACCTAGCATCCGGCCCTTTCCCCAGGATGCTTCCTGGTAGTAGGGCAATGCGGCCAGTAT encodes the following:
- the queG gene encoding tRNA epoxyqueuosine(34) reductase QueG — translated: MARGSGSPEETIEVRADQAGIQLLGIADARIPQGVRGPMEEMYARWLDEGNHGTMTFLQRHREMKFDPERILPGCRSVILAALPYYQEASWGKGRMLGPRGGRISRYAWGRDYHKVLKTRLNTLKTSLGQDFPGEEFLPFTDAGPLHERFFAQSAGIGFTGRHTLLITHEQGSWVFLGGLLTTLALEARGHHQIPENPGSSAQGVCPSSCRRCIQVCPTGALTAPFRIDASRCISYLTIEHRGLIPEDLRALMGDWVFGCDLCQEVCPLNLKAQQTGVEDFLTIRAQGTQDLGELLSMRSHEDFVRRFAGTPVMRARREGMVRNACIAGANRGEKTLIPILREVIREDSDAAVRETARWAVAVLEGRSTGSQQDVL
- a CDS encoding aminotransferase-like domain-containing protein — translated: MMITGSKRSSRLPGSEIRSLLRHAGSRDIISLAGGHPRDELLPLQHLQEAVGRALTRFGRRSLQYGRTEGEAELRDWVCGYYQDRGIRVTPEQVLITSGSQQGLDLLARGLFDPGDPVYMNDPGYIGAIQAFQAAELVCQPWNFTSTPGSAPGNLYIVPNFANPTGESLPREVRRALLQSSHWIIADDPYGQISFCGPTSPWLPDIPIEDGPLILLGSGSKWLCPGLRIGWIVAPTALIELLGRLKQAADLQTSTLSQFTFLELAGLLPPEGARDLLVPVYRQQRDAMVTALKRYWDDDGAFRTPQGGFFLWLTLPEGWSAGDFAARALERGVAVVPGTAFALDRSRPGHPGTIRLSYSKETPEMIDRAIARLAEIL
- a CDS encoding aminotransferase-like domain-containing protein, producing MKKESFKYLEIARALETMIEQWRRGETAHRPPRAFPSIRQTAREWSVSPNTVVQAYGVLESQGLIRGVERSGWQLIPPGEGVRRLAVPGVSKALEPRGAELSLLMENAMDAARSSAGIPLGIAAPGADLIPQSQLSGLLRRQTAREEAWGYDFAPGRRSLRAQIAQLMIRLGTGIPAEAGHILMTRGATEGLYLALSAVTSPGDLLLTESPCFSGYLVLARQLGLRILPLPTHPETGLDPRGLEEPISRHSGHACLLVSPNYANPLGSLMPWEHRTRIAELCRQGDIPVIENDVAGLIRFEGPVTPSLSSLVSRGVYLSSFSKTVGPGLRLGWVHSTGQMFEAMTARSVAQSTGGSALMALMMEDFLGSGGFYRHLYRLRREAQERRNTMIHALNRVLPRGSRITRPRGGLVLWIELPQGSDTMVLQRLARDQGITIAPGAIFSAHGEYASCIRLGYGAASPGQIRRGVEILGRLIHLQREEPV